A genome region from Pseudoalteromonas tetraodonis includes the following:
- the fabV gene encoding enoyl-ACP reductase FabV gives MVIKPKIRGFICTNAHPVGCAEHVQEQINYVKQQGALKNAPKNVLVIGASTGYGLASRITAAFGGGAKTLGVFFEKEGTERKTGSAGWYNTAAFQAAAEAEGLWSKNINGDAFSNEIKQKAIDTIKAELGKVDCIIYSLASPRRTDPNTGEVFSSTLKPIGNAVTTKNLNTSKREIDEVTVEAANQDDIDNTIKVMGGEDWEMWIDALKNADVLADNFKTTAYTYIGKELTWPIYGHATIGKAKEDLDRATAAIKAATQDLNGEAYVSSLNAVVTQASSAIPIMPLYISALFKVMKADGTYEGTIEQIHALFSENLYGDSPRFDEGGHLFQNYKELEDDVQSRVQAIWDSVDTNSIDELTDYIGYHNEFLRLFGFGIDAVDYEQDVNPVAPIANMID, from the coding sequence ATGGTCATTAAGCCTAAAATTCGCGGATTTATCTGCACCAATGCACACCCAGTAGGCTGTGCAGAGCATGTACAAGAACAAATTAATTATGTTAAGCAGCAAGGGGCGTTAAAAAATGCACCTAAAAATGTATTAGTTATTGGTGCGTCTACAGGTTATGGCCTAGCGTCTCGCATTACCGCTGCATTTGGTGGTGGCGCTAAAACATTAGGTGTTTTCTTTGAAAAAGAAGGCACTGAGCGTAAAACAGGCTCTGCGGGTTGGTATAATACGGCGGCGTTTCAAGCAGCCGCTGAAGCTGAAGGTTTATGGTCAAAAAATATTAATGGTGATGCGTTTTCTAACGAAATTAAACAAAAAGCAATCGACACCATTAAAGCTGAATTAGGTAAAGTTGACTGTATTATTTACAGCTTAGCGTCACCTCGTCGTACTGATCCAAATACCGGCGAAGTGTTTTCTTCAACGCTTAAGCCAATTGGTAATGCGGTAACCACTAAAAACTTGAATACGTCAAAGCGTGAAATTGATGAAGTAACTGTTGAAGCGGCAAACCAAGACGATATCGACAACACCATTAAAGTAATGGGTGGCGAAGATTGGGAAATGTGGATTGACGCACTTAAGAACGCTGATGTACTCGCAGATAACTTTAAAACCACGGCTTACACTTATATTGGTAAAGAACTAACGTGGCCAATTTACGGTCATGCAACAATTGGTAAAGCCAAAGAAGATTTAGACCGTGCCACTGCTGCTATTAAAGCTGCTACCCAAGATTTAAATGGTGAAGCCTACGTTTCATCGCTTAATGCGGTTGTTACTCAAGCAAGCTCTGCAATTCCAATCATGCCACTTTATATTTCTGCCTTATTTAAAGTGATGAAGGCTGATGGCACGTATGAAGGCACCATTGAGCAAATTCATGCGCTATTTAGTGAGAACTTATATGGTGATTCACCTCGCTTTGATGAGGGCGGGCATTTATTCCAAAACTATAAAGAACTGGAAGATGATGTTCAATCTCGCGTTCAAGCCATTTGGGATAGTGTAGATACAAACTCAATTGATGAATTAACCGATTATATTGGTTACCATAATGAATTTTTACGCTTGTTTGGTTTTGGTATTGACGCGGTTGATTATGAACAAGATGTAAATCCTGTTGCACCTATTGCTAATATGATTGACTAA
- a CDS encoding Na(+)-translocating NADH-quinone reductase subunit A — translation MINIKKGLDLPLEGAPQQVIHDGSAVKRVAVLGEEFIGMRPTMHVRVDDQVKKGQVLFEDKKNPGVLFTAPASGTVKEINRGAKRVLQSVVIEVNGSEQITFGSFSETELNSLDREKAKEVLVQSGQWVALRARPFSKVAALDANPSSIFVTAIDTNPLAADPAVIIAENAKAFEAGLAVVSRLTDGKVFVCKQAGSQVPSSPIAQVEVHEFGGVHPAGLVGTHIHYLDPVSASKQVWHIGYQDVIAYGHLFLTGEIYTDRVVSLAGPRVKNPRLVKTQLGASLDDLVAGELEDGDNRVISGSVLAGATSSGVHAFLGRYHVQVSVLLEGREKEFFGWIAPGSDKFSVTRTFLSHLTPSRLFKMTTSTGGSKRAMVPLGSYERVMPLDILPTLLLRDLLSRDLDSAISLGALELDEEDLALCTFVCPGKYEYGAALRDCLTTIEKEG, via the coding sequence ATGATCAATATAAAAAAAGGTCTGGATTTACCCTTAGAGGGCGCACCTCAGCAAGTTATTCATGATGGTTCTGCCGTCAAACGTGTAGCTGTGCTAGGTGAAGAGTTTATCGGTATGCGTCCAACCATGCATGTTCGTGTGGATGACCAAGTCAAAAAAGGCCAGGTACTTTTTGAAGATAAAAAGAACCCAGGCGTATTATTTACTGCACCAGCTTCTGGTACAGTAAAAGAAATTAATCGCGGTGCTAAACGTGTTCTGCAATCTGTTGTTATTGAAGTAAACGGCAGTGAGCAAATCACCTTTGGTTCTTTCTCGGAAACTGAGCTTAACAGCTTAGATCGTGAAAAAGCTAAAGAAGTACTAGTTCAATCGGGTCAATGGGTAGCACTTCGTGCTCGTCCATTTAGTAAAGTAGCAGCGTTGGATGCAAATCCGAGCTCTATTTTTGTGACAGCTATCGATACCAATCCACTTGCTGCAGATCCTGCAGTAATTATTGCTGAAAATGCGAAAGCATTTGAAGCAGGTTTGGCTGTTGTGTCACGTTTAACCGATGGCAAAGTATTTGTTTGTAAGCAAGCAGGTAGTCAAGTTCCTAGTTCACCTATTGCTCAAGTAGAAGTGCATGAGTTTGGTGGCGTGCATCCGGCTGGCCTTGTTGGCACTCATATCCATTACCTTGACCCAGTATCTGCTAGTAAGCAAGTTTGGCACATTGGTTACCAAGACGTTATTGCGTATGGTCACCTTTTCCTTACTGGTGAAATTTACACAGACCGTGTTGTTTCTCTCGCAGGTCCACGCGTTAAAAATCCTCGTTTAGTGAAAACACAATTAGGTGCTTCACTAGATGACTTAGTGGCAGGCGAATTAGAAGACGGTGATAACCGTGTTATTTCTGGTTCTGTACTTGCCGGTGCTACGTCGTCTGGTGTTCATGCATTCTTAGGTCGTTACCATGTTCAAGTATCTGTTTTACTTGAAGGTCGCGAAAAAGAATTTTTTGGCTGGATTGCACCAGGTAGTGATAAATTCTCTGTAACGCGTACATTCTTGTCTCACCTTACACCGAGTCGTTTATTTAAAATGACAACGTCTACGGGCGGTTCAAAACGAGCCATGGTTCCACTTGGAAGCTATGAGCGTGTTATGCCACTTGATATTTTGCCAACGCTTTTATTACGTGACTTATTGTCTCGTGATTTAGATAGTGCAATTTCATTAGGTGCGCTTGAATTAGATGAAGAAGATTTAGCGTTATGCACCTTCGTTTGTCCTGGCAAATACGAGTACGGCGCAGCCCTACGCGATTGCTTAACTACGATCGAGAAGGAAGGCTAA
- a CDS encoding NADH:ubiquinone reductase (Na(+)-transporting) subunit B — protein MGLKTFLEDIEPHFEPGGKHEKWYALYEAAATIFYTPGYVNKGSTHVRDNIDLKRMMILVWMATFPAMFFGMFNIGHQAAIALGNGFELANIWQVGLFQLLGGELTVDAGWGAKMFYGACFFLPIYATTFIVGGFWEVLFASVRKHEVNEGFFVTSVLFALILPATIPLWQVALGITFGVVIAKEIFGGTGRNFLNPALAGRAFLFFAYPAQISGDTVWTAVDSFSGATMLGQAFAGTLGGDLGYANMQMWWNAFYGFIQGSMGETSTLAVLIGGLFLIYVRIASWRIVLGVFLGMVVTSSILNTIGSETNAMFAMPWYWHMVLGGFAFGMFFMATDPVSAAFTDKGKLAYGALIGFMVVMIRVVNPAYPEGIMLAILFANLFAPLFDHFVVQANIKRRLARNV, from the coding sequence ATGGGCTTAAAAACTTTCTTAGAAGATATCGAACCGCATTTTGAACCAGGTGGTAAGCATGAGAAATGGTACGCGCTGTATGAAGCCGCTGCGACTATTTTTTACACGCCAGGTTACGTAAACAAAGGTTCAACTCACGTTCGTGATAACATCGACCTAAAACGCATGATGATTTTAGTGTGGATGGCGACGTTCCCTGCCATGTTCTTTGGTATGTTCAATATTGGTCATCAAGCGGCAATCGCGCTTGGTAATGGTTTTGAACTAGCTAACATTTGGCAAGTAGGTTTATTCCAGTTATTAGGCGGTGAGTTAACCGTTGATGCTGGTTGGGGCGCAAAAATGTTCTACGGAGCATGTTTCTTCCTACCTATTTATGCAACAACCTTTATTGTCGGTGGTTTTTGGGAAGTATTGTTTGCTTCTGTGCGTAAGCATGAAGTAAATGAAGGTTTCTTCGTAACCTCTGTATTATTTGCATTAATCCTGCCTGCAACGATTCCTTTATGGCAAGTTGCGCTAGGTATTACTTTTGGTGTAGTTATCGCAAAAGAAATATTTGGTGGTACAGGTCGTAACTTCTTAAACCCTGCGCTTGCTGGTCGTGCGTTTTTATTCTTCGCATACCCTGCACAAATTTCAGGTGACACAGTATGGACTGCCGTAGATTCATTCTCTGGCGCGACTATGCTTGGTCAAGCGTTTGCTGGTACGTTAGGTGGTGACTTAGGTTACGCTAACATGCAAATGTGGTGGAATGCGTTCTACGGCTTCATTCAAGGTTCTATGGGCGAAACGTCTACACTAGCAGTGCTTATTGGTGGTTTATTCCTAATTTATGTACGTATCGCGTCTTGGCGTATCGTGCTAGGTGTATTTCTAGGTATGGTAGTAACCTCATCAATACTAAATACTATTGGTTCTGAAACCAATGCTATGTTTGCTATGCCTTGGTACTGGCATATGGTATTAGGTGGTTTTGCATTCGGTATGTTCTTTATGGCAACTGACCCTGTATCTGCTGCATTTACTGATAAAGGTAAATTAGCATACGGTGCGCTTATTGGCTTTATGGTAGTTATGATCCGTGTAGTAAACCCTGCATACCCAGAGGGCATCATGCTA